The Methanoculleus marisnigri JR1 genome window below encodes:
- a CDS encoding DUF3006 domain-containing protein, which produces MMAEDESAFRVSLDRVEEGLAVLLLREDESIRLTLPRSLLPPGAREGDILEVAFRRDVAETEAARRRVAERIERLRKRSAE; this is translated from the coding sequence ATGATGGCGGAGGATGAGTCGGCCTTCCGGGTGAGCCTCGATCGCGTCGAGGAGGGCCTTGCCGTCCTCCTCCTCCGCGAGGACGAGTCGATCCGGCTCACGCTCCCCCGCTCCCTCCTTCCGCCCGGTGCCCGGGAGGGCGATATCCTGGAGGTCGCGTTCCGCCGGGACGTCGCGGAGACGGAGGCGGCGAGGCGGCGGGTGGCGGAGAGGATCGAGCGGCTGCGGAAGCGAAGCGCGGAGTAA